In one Oryza glaberrima chromosome 2, OglaRS2, whole genome shotgun sequence genomic region, the following are encoded:
- the LOC127764219 gene encoding vesicle-associated protein 1-3-like isoform X1, with protein sequence MSNTLLRIYPSELKIPFELKRQNSGILELTNKTDHHVAFKVKTTNPRKYSVRPTTGIVLPRGSCGITISMQPPKEIPTDYHCKDKFLIQSVVVEDGTTQKDIHSDMFSKEAGKVVEEFKLRVVYIPANPPSPVPEEEEDEIDSLDSDVDHEVQMPSTFDAASRKGYTSGSQASHDEGVSLTKAVLSKYVDENQKLQQELDLLKKKRSSSDGGFTALFVPFVFAFFVFIGYLMAGSNV encoded by the exons ATGAGTAACACCCTGCTTCGAATCTACCCTTCCGAGCTGAAGATACCCT TCGAGCTCAAGAGGCAGAATTCGGGGATCCTGGAGCTCACGAATAAGACCGATCATCATGTAGCCTTCAAG GTGAAAACGACGAACCCTAGGAAGTACTCGGTGAGACCAACCACCGGAATCGTTCTGCCCAGAGGGTCTTGCGGAATCACAA TATCTATGCAACCGCCGAAGGAGATCCCTACGGATTACCACTGCAAGGACAAGTTTCTCATCCAAAGCGTCGTGGTAGAGGATGGCACAACGCAGAAGGACATTCACAGTGACATG TTCAGTAAAGAGGCAGGCAAGGTGGTCGAGGAGTTCAAGCTGAGGGTGGTCTACATCCCTGCCAATCCTCCCTCCCCTGTgccagaggaagaagaggatgagaTTGATTCCCTTGATTCAGATGTGGACCATGAAGTGCAAATGCCATCTACGTTCGATGCT GCATCAAGGAAGGGATATACATCTGGATCGCAAGCTTCACATGACGAG GGCGTCTCTTTGACCAAAGCTGTATTGAGTAAATATGTAGATGAAAATCAGAAGCTTCAACAAGAACTG GATCTTCTTAAGAAGAAAAGGTCATCATCCGATGGGGGTTTCACAGCTCTGTTTGTGCCTTTTGTCTTTGCGTTCTTCGTCTTCATTGGATACTTAATGGCGGGAAGCAATGTTTAG
- the LOC127764219 gene encoding vesicle-associated protein 1-3-like isoform X2, translating to MSNTLLRIYPSELKIPFELKRQNSGILELTNKTDHHVAFKVKTTNPRKYSVRPTTGIVLPRGSCGITISMQPPKEIPTDYHCKDKFLIQSVVVEDGTTQKDIHSDMFSKEAGKVVEEFKLRVVYIPANPPSPVPEEEEDEIDSLDSDVDHEVQMPSTFDAASRKGYTSGSQASHDEDLLKKKRSSSDGGFTALFVPFVFAFFVFIGYLMAGSNV from the exons ATGAGTAACACCCTGCTTCGAATCTACCCTTCCGAGCTGAAGATACCCT TCGAGCTCAAGAGGCAGAATTCGGGGATCCTGGAGCTCACGAATAAGACCGATCATCATGTAGCCTTCAAG GTGAAAACGACGAACCCTAGGAAGTACTCGGTGAGACCAACCACCGGAATCGTTCTGCCCAGAGGGTCTTGCGGAATCACAA TATCTATGCAACCGCCGAAGGAGATCCCTACGGATTACCACTGCAAGGACAAGTTTCTCATCCAAAGCGTCGTGGTAGAGGATGGCACAACGCAGAAGGACATTCACAGTGACATG TTCAGTAAAGAGGCAGGCAAGGTGGTCGAGGAGTTCAAGCTGAGGGTGGTCTACATCCCTGCCAATCCTCCCTCCCCTGTgccagaggaagaagaggatgagaTTGATTCCCTTGATTCAGATGTGGACCATGAAGTGCAAATGCCATCTACGTTCGATGCT GCATCAAGGAAGGGATATACATCTGGATCGCAAGCTTCACATGACGAG GATCTTCTTAAGAAGAAAAGGTCATCATCCGATGGGGGTTTCACAGCTCTGTTTGTGCCTTTTGTCTTTGCGTTCTTCGTCTTCATTGGATACTTAATGGCGGGAAGCAATGTTTAG
- the LOC127761604 gene encoding 14 kDa proline-rich protein DC2.15-like: MASKAFALFLAVNLVVLGVASACGGSPSCPTPTPSTPTPSTPTPTPSAFGRCPRDALKLGVCANVLGLIKAKVGVPPAEPCCPLLEGLVDLEAAVCLCTAIRGNILGINLNLPIDLSLILNYCGKTVPTGFKC; this comes from the coding sequence ATGGCGTCCAAGGCGTTCGCTCTGTTCCTGGCCGTGAACCTCGTCGTGCTCGGGGTGGCAAGCGCCTGCGGCGGCAGCCCGTCGtgcccgacgccgacgccgtcgaccccgacaccgtcgacgccgacgccgacgccgtcggcgTTCGGGAGGTGCCCCCGCGACGCGCTGAAGCTGGGCGTGTGCGCCAACGTGCTGGGCCTGATCAAGGCCAAGGTGGGCGTGCCTCCGGCGGAGCCGTGCTGCCCGCTGCTGGAGGGGCTCGTCGACCTCGAGGCGGCGGTGTGCCTCTGCACGGCCATCAGGGGCAACATCCTCGGCATCAACCTCAACCTCCCCATCGACCTCAGCCTCATCCTCAACTACTGCGGCAAGACCGTCCCCACCGGCTTCAAGTGCTAA
- the LOC127761618 gene encoding 14 kDa proline-rich protein DC2.15-like: MASRAFLLVALNLVLFFTVASACGKYCPTPSTPSTTPSTPSYSTKCPKNALKFAACADVLGLVSAEVGQPPYEPCCGVLGGLADLEAAVCLCTAIKANVLGITLDIPVKLSLLVNYCGKNVPSGFICA; the protein is encoded by the coding sequence ATGGCTTCCAGGGCATTCCTCCTCGTGGCTCTAAACCTGGTCCTCTTCTTCACCGTGGCCAGCGCCTGCGGCAAGTACTGCCCGACGCCTtcgacgccgtcgacgacgccaTCGACGCCGTCCTACAGCACCAAGTGCCCCAAGAACGCGCTCAAGTTCGCGGCGTGCGCCGACGTGCTGGGCCTCGTCAGCGCCGAGGTCGGCCAGCCGCCGTACGAGCCGTGCTGCGGCGTCCTCGGCGGCCTCGCCGACCTTGAGGCCGCCGTCTGTCTCTGCACCGCCATCAAGGCCAACGTGCTCGGCATCACCCTCGACATCCCCGTCAAGCTCAGCCTCCTCGTCAACTACTGCGGCAAGAACGTCCCTAGTGGCTTCATCTGTGCTTAA
- the LOC127761469 gene encoding uncharacterized protein LOC127761469, protein MDAAAADLEARQLRILRRVADLELAAQQHRLEALSISAAPSGGEAETGATEARLSSILTASGVLDFTFRRVPADYYDRALEERRDLLRADSVNQLCKSIVMVNTQAAADVVDCSNPKNSKYYVVVVQYMARLNADSIKNFIYSLNEKQIPKKRFNMRLAPEEESLKLTGFVHNAVTCIGMETDIPVIIDEAITKLDKDFFWLGGGEVDLKLGVRTSQFLNAFKPFVVKCS, encoded by the exons atggacgccgccgcggccgatcTCGAGGCGCGGCAGCTGCGGATCCTCCGCCGCGTCGCGGACCTCGAGCTCGCCGCGCAGCAGCACCGCCTGGAGGCGCTATCTATCTCCGCGGCGCCCTCGGGGGGCGAGGCGGAGACGGGCGCCACGGAGGCGCGGCTCTCCTCCATCCTGACCGCGAGCGGCGTGCTCGACTTCACCTTCCGGCGCGTGCCCGCCGACTACTACGACCGCGCTCTCGAGGAGCGCCGCGACCTCCTCCGCGCAGATTCAGTCAATCAACTCTGCAAGAGCATCGTCATG GTGAATACGCAAGCTGCTGCAGATGTTGTTGACTGCAGCAATCCAAAGAATTCAAAATATTATGTCGTTGTTGTTCAG TATATGGCACGGCTTAATGCAGACAGCATCAAGAACTTCATCTATTCCCTAAACGAGAAGCAGATACCCAAGAAGAGATTTAACA TGAGGCTGGCACCAGAAGAGGAGTCACTCAAGCTTACAGGGTTTGTTCACAATGCTGTTACATGCATTGGAATGGAAACAGACATACCG GTTATCATTGATGAAGCTATTACCAAGTTAGATAAGGATTTCTTTTGGCTGGGTGGTGGAGAAGTTGACCTCAAGCTTGGGGTGCGGACCTCACAGTTCCTAAATGCATTCAAACCATTTGTGGTGAAGTGTAGTTAG
- the LOC127764620 gene encoding uncharacterized protein LOC127764620, translated as MPSQSSPQTLNGKLKLNTSTTILLFIVFLFTLCIISCEARHDHLRISDKYSSKKSSLVPKDVAGDDVVGSKQPIDQSVGKEVTLNAKMELAASSGSSSGSLNKRFEGTKVRSVARERSVLGAETNREQVGSKPATTAYTAETLAAMDYPVAHTAPAVHNR; from the exons ATGCCTAGCCAAAGCTCTCCGCAAACTCTCAATGGGAAGCTAAAGCTCAACACCAGCACCACCATTCTCCTGttcatcgtcttcctcttcaCTCTCTGTATCATCTCATGTGAAGCTCGTCACGATCACCTCCGTATCAGTGACAAGTACTCGAGCAAGAAGTCTTCCCTGGTTCCCAAG GATGTGGCTGGAGACGATGTTGTTGGGAGCAAGCAGCCGATCGATCAATCAGTGGGCAAGGAGGTGACGCTGAATGCGAAGATGGAATTGGCGGCATCATCAG GGAGTTCTTCTGGCTCTCTGAATAAACGGTTTGAAGGAACCAAG GTGAGGTCGGTTGCGCGAGAGCGTTCGGTGCTAGGAGCTGAGACTAACAGAGAGCAAGTAGGATCAAAGCCGGCGACCACTGCGTACACCGCGGAAACCCTAGCAGCCATGGACTACCCAGTTGCACACACAGCACCAGCTGTTCACAACAGGTAG